A single Vulcanisaeta distributa DSM 14429 DNA region contains:
- a CDS encoding AAA family ATPase: MKTILITSGTKGGTGKTTIAVNMAVILAYELRSKAQYPVVLIDLGLDSGTATLLMLGNIEEQMPYTLADYFMGKIPDPLSTFYVKTWQIDNDTFKLVFTASLSQYPSQVRIDRYLLRGLLNAVGAISPLYVIIDTPALGLSYDTLITLLEVSTNAILIAIPDHSSLRAVGNVVNLIRDLKASNKLLKPILNMLNIKYPVDALSGHPWTKLLRDIVGIEPHVIPYDDLFPIVRQALEIESLKLSFYESPALDSIFKYIDYLMETVPPG; encoded by the coding sequence GTGAAGACAATACTAATAACAAGTGGTACGAAGGGCGGCACGGGTAAGACTACGATAGCCGTGAACATGGCCGTCATACTAGCCTATGAATTAAGGAGTAAGGCTCAATACCCAGTCGTGCTTATAGACCTGGGTTTAGACAGTGGTACGGCAACCCTACTAATGCTCGGCAATATTGAGGAACAAATGCCATACACACTGGCTGATTACTTCATGGGTAAGATACCCGATCCACTCTCCACATTCTACGTGAAGACCTGGCAAATTGATAATGACACCTTTAAGCTCGTGTTCACGGCATCCCTTAGTCAATACCCAAGTCAGGTTAGGATTGATAGGTACCTACTCAGGGGCTTATTAAATGCTGTGGGAGCCATTTCACCACTGTACGTAATAATTGATACCCCAGCCCTCGGCTTATCCTATGACACATTAATAACGCTACTTGAGGTTAGCACTAACGCGATTCTTATTGCCATACCTGACCATAGCAGCTTGAGGGCTGTTGGTAATGTGGTTAATTTAATACGTGACCTAAAGGCAAGTAATAAGTTACTGAAGCCAATATTAAATATGTTAAATATTAAGTATCCCGTGGATGCATTGAGTGGGCATCCATGGACAAAACTCCTTAGGGATATTGTTGGCATTGAGCCCCACGTGATTCCATATGATGACCTATTCCCAATAGTTAGGCAGGCATTGGAAATAGAGAGTCTTAAGTTATCATTTTATGAGTCGCCAGCCCTCGACTCAATTTTTAAGTACATAGATTATTTAATGGAGACCGTACCACCAGGCTAG
- the rnhB gene encoding ribonuclease HII → MQVLVGGIDEAGRGPVIGPMVMAIAVTNDMNRLKAMGIRDSKELSPAGRARLFSILKSTLNYIDYEIVEPRVIDNYVYMNALNILEVEIAIKLINRALNSVSPQVVYIDSPDPRPERYRDMVKRGVVGNVEVVAMNNADKLIPVVSAASIVAKVIRDSIIEELHREYGDFGSGYPSDPRTMAFLRDWVKRHGDLPPIVRRSWSTVRKLLSNSLDRYLS, encoded by the coding sequence ATGAGGCTGGTAGAGGACCTGTCATCGGGCCCATGGTCATGGCAATAGCCGTTACAAACGATATGAATAGGTTAAAGGCAATGGGTATTAGGGATTCTAAGGAGTTAAGTCCGGCCGGTAGGGCTCGTCTATTTTCAATTCTTAAATCAACACTAAACTACATTGACTATGAGATCGTAGAACCCAGGGTCATTGATAATTACGTATATATGAATGCCCTGAACATACTTGAGGTTGAGATAGCCATTAAGTTAATTAACAGGGCATTGAATAGTGTATCACCCCAGGTAGTGTATATTGATTCGCCAGATCCAAGACCCGAGAGATATAGGGACATGGTTAAGAGGGGTGTTGTGGGTAATGTCGAGGTTGTGGCTATGAACAACGCTGATAAATTAATACCTGTGGTGTCTGCCGCAAGCATAGTAGCTAAGGTGATTAGGGATTCGATAATTGAGGAATTACATAGAGAGTATGGAGATTTCGGTAGTGGCTATCCAAGTGATCCAAGGACCATGGCATTTCTTAGGGATTGGGTAAAGAGACATGGTGATTTACCGCCTATTGTTAGGAGGAGTTGGTCCACGGTGAGGAAGTTACTCAGTAACAGTCTGGATAGGTACTTATCATGA